A window of Esox lucius isolate fEsoLuc1 chromosome 18, fEsoLuc1.pri, whole genome shotgun sequence contains these coding sequences:
- the LOC109615378 gene encoding adenosine receptor A2a-like — MGAEIVIATLSTLGNLLVCAAVGLNKKLCTVTNYFLVSLAVADMCVGALAIPCAILTAKGVPRHDLYLCLLMLSVLITLTQSSIFSLLAIAVERYIAILLPLRYCMLMTPRSAILVILVTWVLAFLIGLVPLMGWHKKPPDSGYCLFVLVVDMNYMVYFNFFACMLAPLVVMFIIYTQIFATVKRQLRRIAAEGGAGDAKGQAAQAAGANRELKTATLLFLIQFLFAACWIPLHAINCFLLLCPGCPVPLELLLAAIILSHANSAINPFLYAYKMRTFRNTFKAILLCFRAQGGEKEGGSTNHPS; from the coding sequence ATGGGGGCCGAAATTGTCATTGCCACCCTATCCACCTTGGGAAACCTACTAGTGTGTGCTGCCGTGGGCCTCAATAAGAAACTCTGCACTGTCACAAACTACTTCCTGGTGTCGCTAGCCGTAGCTGACATGTGCGTGGGCGCGTTGGCCATCCCATGCGCTATCCTGACTGCCAAGGGTGTTCCCCGCCACGACCTCTACCTGTGCCTGCTGATGCTCAGCGTGTTGATCACTCTGACACAGAGCTCCATCTTCAGCCTGCTGGCCATAGCTGTGGAGCGTTACATCGCCATTCTCCTGCCTTTGCGTTACTGCATGCTAATGACACCGCGTAGCGCTATCCTAGTTATTCTGGTTACCTGGGTGCTAGCTTTCCTAATAGGCCTGGTGCCCCTCATGGGTTGGCACAAGAAGCCGCCCGACTCCGGTTACTGCTTATTTGTGCTAGTGGTGGACATGAACTACATGGTCTACTTTAACTTCTTCGCCTGCATGCTGGCTCCCTTGGTGGTCATGTTCATCATCTACACCCAGATCTTTGCCACAGTCAAGCGGCAGCTGCGGCGCATCGCGGCCGAGGGCGGCGCAGGGGATGCGAAGGGGCAGGCAGCCCAGGCGGCAGGTGCAAATAGGGAGCTGAAGACAGCCACATTGCTTTTCCTCATCCAGTTCCTCTTCGCGGCCTGTTGGATCCCTCTGCATGCCATCAACTGTTTTCTGCTCCTCTGCCCCGGGTGCCCCGTGCCTCTGGAGCTCCTGCTTGCCGCCATTATCCTTTCGCATGCTAACTCCGCCATTAACCCCTTCCTGTATGCGTACAAGATGAGAACCTTTCGGAACACCTTCAAAGCCATCTTGCTCTGCTTCAGAGCTCAAGGGGGCGAGAAAGAAGGTGGGTCCACCAACCACCCAAGCTGA